In a single window of the Pseudogemmatithrix spongiicola genome:
- a CDS encoding pseudouridine synthase, with protein MSDTAMRIQRALARAGVASRRKAEELVAAGRVRVNGEVARTGQSVEPGVDKITVDGKAVELPPAAKWYVLHKPAGVLTTASDPQGRKTVFELVPKEPGLTYVGRLDYMTEGVLLLTTDGDAAHLLTHPSSQVPRTYVATVRGSVKAAAAQIRAGVELEDGLVTPEAVSVEPGERPRTWDLTLTIREGRTREVRRLCEEVGLEVLRLVRTSFGPVQLGALEPGMTRALTTKERTLLDALVHS; from the coding sequence GTGAGCGACACCGCGATGCGTATCCAGCGCGCCCTGGCGCGCGCGGGCGTCGCGTCGCGGCGGAAGGCGGAGGAGTTGGTGGCGGCCGGCCGCGTGCGGGTGAATGGCGAAGTCGCGCGCACCGGTCAGAGCGTGGAGCCCGGTGTCGACAAGATCACCGTCGACGGCAAGGCCGTGGAGTTGCCGCCCGCCGCGAAGTGGTACGTGCTGCACAAGCCCGCCGGTGTGCTCACCACGGCCAGCGATCCGCAGGGTCGCAAGACCGTGTTCGAGCTCGTGCCCAAGGAGCCCGGACTCACGTATGTCGGCCGCCTCGACTACATGACCGAGGGCGTCCTGCTGCTCACCACCGATGGTGACGCGGCGCATTTGCTGACGCATCCGAGTTCGCAGGTGCCACGCACCTATGTCGCGACCGTCCGCGGCTCCGTGAAGGCGGCCGCCGCGCAGATCCGCGCCGGCGTCGAGCTCGAGGACGGCCTCGTCACGCCCGAAGCCGTGAGCGTCGAGCCCGGTGAGCGTCCCCGCACCTGGGACCTCACGCTGACCATCCGCGAAGGGCGCACCCGCGAGGTGCGTCGCCTCTGCGAAGAGGTCGGGCTCGAGGTGCTGCGCCTCGTGCGTACGTCCTTCGGCCCCGTGCAACTCGGCGCCCTCGAGCCGGGTATGACCCGTGCCCTGACGACCAAGGAGCGCACGCTGCTCGACGCGCTCGTTCACTCCTGA
- a CDS encoding AAA family ATPase produces MAVSSQLPQAILGQVSQRVVGQQHMVERLLIALLTGGHVLLEGVPGLAKTLTVRTLAETVRTSFSRIQFTPDLLPADVIGTQVFDQTTGQFSVKAGPIFANIVLADEINRAPAKVQAALLEAMQEKQVTIGGTSFVLEEPFLVLATQNPIEQEGTYPLPEAQVDRFMLKLRVGYPTREEEREIMRRMSTGADIPIAPVAEPEHLLAARKEIAALHLDERLVDYIVNLVHATRAPAEAGLADIAPLVEYGASPRATIALAQAGRAHAWLRGRSFVSPDDVKAIAPDVLRHRVLMTFEAEAENVTSDAVITRILERIAAP; encoded by the coding sequence ATGGCAGTTTCTTCGCAGCTTCCGCAGGCAATTCTCGGACAGGTCTCGCAGCGCGTCGTCGGCCAGCAGCACATGGTCGAGCGGCTGCTCATTGCCTTGCTCACGGGCGGGCACGTGCTGCTCGAAGGCGTCCCCGGCCTCGCCAAGACGCTCACCGTGCGTACGCTGGCGGAGACCGTGCGCACGAGCTTCAGCCGCATCCAGTTCACGCCCGACCTGCTGCCCGCCGACGTGATCGGCACGCAGGTGTTCGACCAGACCACGGGTCAGTTCTCGGTGAAGGCCGGACCGATCTTCGCGAACATCGTGCTCGCCGACGAGATCAACCGTGCACCGGCCAAGGTGCAGGCCGCGCTGCTCGAGGCCATGCAGGAGAAGCAGGTGACGATCGGCGGGACGAGCTTCGTGCTCGAGGAGCCCTTCCTCGTGCTCGCCACGCAGAACCCGATCGAGCAGGAAGGCACGTATCCGCTGCCCGAGGCGCAGGTCGACCGTTTCATGCTCAAGCTGCGGGTGGGCTACCCCACGCGCGAGGAAGAGCGCGAGATCATGCGGCGCATGTCCACGGGCGCCGACATCCCGATCGCGCCGGTGGCCGAGCCCGAACACCTGCTGGCCGCGCGAAAGGAGATCGCGGCGCTGCACCTCGATGAGCGCCTCGTCGATTACATCGTGAACCTCGTCCACGCGACGCGCGCGCCGGCCGAGGCCGGCTTGGCCGACATCGCGCCCTTGGTGGAGTACGGGGCGAGCCCGCGTGCGACCATCGCGCTCGCGCAGGCCGGTCGGGCGCATGCGTGGCTGCGCGGCCGCAGCTTCGTGTCGCCGGACGACGTGAAGGCCATCGCGCCCGACGTCCTCCGCCACCGCGTGCTGATGACCTTCGAGGCCGAGGCCGAGAACGTGACCAGCGACGCCGTGATCACGCGCATCCTCGAGCGCATCGCCGCCCCGTGA
- a CDS encoding DUF58 domain-containing protein, translated as MTRAAADHGRGAAVPPDVLRQVRRIELRTRGLVNSRFTGEYHSVFKGMGMEFAEVREYQPGDEVRTIDWNVSARMRKLFVKRFVEERELTVLLLVDTSGSSRGGAVDQDKQGMAAELAAVLALTATRNNDRVGLLLHSDRVEHVVPPKKGRRHALRLVRDVLAARAQQRGTDLGAACDYAARLLPHRSIVFVVSDFVAPDFERPLTRLSRRHDVVAVVLDDPGERELPNVGVARLIDPETGALAEVDTASPAVRARYAARLRAEREARQAMLRRLGVDEVVVPLEAGYVEAMLRFFRTRETRARRR; from the coding sequence GTGACGCGCGCGGCGGCCGACCACGGCCGCGGCGCGGCCGTTCCGCCGGACGTCCTCCGGCAGGTGCGGCGCATCGAGCTGCGCACGCGCGGCCTCGTCAACTCGCGCTTCACCGGCGAGTACCACTCCGTGTTCAAGGGCATGGGGATGGAGTTCGCCGAGGTGCGCGAGTACCAACCCGGCGACGAAGTGCGCACCATCGACTGGAACGTCAGCGCGCGGATGCGGAAGCTCTTCGTGAAGCGCTTCGTCGAGGAGCGCGAACTCACGGTGCTGCTGCTGGTCGATACCTCCGGCTCGAGCCGTGGCGGGGCGGTGGACCAGGACAAGCAGGGCATGGCGGCCGAGCTCGCGGCGGTGCTCGCGCTCACTGCCACGCGTAACAACGACCGTGTCGGGCTCCTGCTGCACTCCGATCGCGTCGAGCACGTGGTGCCGCCCAAGAAGGGACGCCGGCACGCGTTGCGACTCGTGCGCGACGTGCTGGCGGCCCGCGCGCAGCAGCGCGGCACGGATCTCGGGGCGGCCTGCGACTACGCGGCCCGGCTGCTGCCGCATCGCAGCATCGTCTTCGTCGTCTCGGATTTCGTCGCCCCGGACTTCGAGCGGCCCCTGACGCGGCTGTCGCGACGTCACGACGTGGTCGCCGTCGTGCTCGACGATCCCGGGGAGCGCGAGCTGCCGAACGTGGGCGTGGCGCGCCTCATCGATCCCGAAACCGGTGCGCTCGCCGAGGTGGATACGGCGTCGCCGGCGGTGCGTGCGCGGTACGCGGCGCGCCTCCGCGCCGAGCGTGAGGCGCGGCAGGCGATGCTGCGACGCCTCGGCGTGGACGAAGTCGTCGTGCCGCTCGAGGCCGGCTATGTCGAAGCCATGCTGCGCTTCTTCCGCACGCGGGAGACGCGCGCGAGGCGCCGGTGA
- a CDS encoding VWA domain-containing protein, with the protein MMLGGVTFAAPWALLLLLPLLGWLLWRRRRRPPALLHARAGLLAEGPARGRWTARVLIVLRVFALVGIVIAMARPRTGARTETLRGDGISIVIAMDISSSMLAEDFQPDNRLAVAKETAKEFIAAREADQVGIVAFAGEALTQVPLTLDYPVLLAAIDNLQPGQLEDGTAIGTALVTATNRLRDADGRSRVVILLTDGESNRGAIDPRTAAQAAAATGVRVHTVGIGSEGVAPVPVGRGVFGLRYENRPVRIDEVLLEDIARTTGGRYQRARDAEALRRTYQQIDALERAPMREARLVRYRDWYMWPLAAALFALMLELGLVWRRGPLP; encoded by the coding sequence ATGATGCTCGGTGGCGTGACCTTCGCCGCGCCGTGGGCGCTGCTCCTGCTGCTGCCGCTGCTCGGCTGGCTGCTGTGGCGCCGTCGCCGGCGCCCGCCGGCCTTGCTGCATGCGCGCGCCGGGCTGCTCGCCGAGGGACCGGCGCGTGGGCGCTGGACGGCGCGGGTCCTGATCGTCCTGCGTGTGTTCGCGCTGGTCGGCATCGTCATCGCGATGGCGCGGCCACGCACCGGCGCGCGCACCGAGACGCTGCGCGGCGACGGCATCAGCATCGTCATCGCCATGGACATCTCGAGCTCGATGCTGGCCGAGGATTTCCAGCCGGACAATCGGCTCGCGGTGGCCAAGGAGACGGCGAAGGAGTTCATCGCGGCGCGCGAGGCCGATCAGGTGGGCATCGTCGCGTTCGCCGGCGAGGCGCTGACGCAGGTGCCGCTCACGTTGGATTATCCCGTGCTGTTGGCGGCGATCGACAACCTGCAGCCCGGCCAGCTCGAGGATGGCACGGCAATCGGCACGGCGCTCGTCACCGCGACCAATCGCCTGCGCGACGCCGACGGGCGGTCGCGCGTGGTCATCCTCCTCACCGACGGCGAGAGCAACCGCGGCGCCATCGATCCGCGCACCGCCGCGCAGGCCGCGGCGGCCACGGGCGTGCGCGTCCACACGGTGGGCATCGGCAGCGAGGGGGTCGCGCCGGTGCCGGTGGGCCGCGGCGTGTTCGGCCTGCGCTATGAGAATCGCCCCGTGCGCATCGATGAGGTGCTGCTCGAGGACATCGCGCGCACCACGGGCGGCCGCTACCAGCGCGCCCGCGACGCCGAGGCGTTGCGACGCACCTACCAGCAGATCGACGCCTTGGAGCGCGCGCCGATGCGCGAGGCCCGCCTCGTGCGCTATCGCGACTGGTACATGTGGCCGCTCGCGGCGGCACTGTTCGCGCTCATGCTGGAACTCGGCCTCGTGTGGCGCCGGGGGCCGCTGCCATGA
- a CDS encoding VWA domain-containing protein, translated as MMRVFDTAWMVPGALVLAAAAAVLLWAGSVRRRARLARYGTSSAIARLAPTDAAAPPRARTWRIGIATLCLGLAVAGPRWGRSEQTLQVEGVDVAIAMDLSLSMLADDERPSRLERMKQEVRRLRASSPGDRFALIGFAGRSYILSPLTSDDGAIDLFLDNLSPSIVGQAGSALAPPLRQGIDLLLASRGDADRALVVMSDGEAFDDHGDALALAAEAREAGIHVIAVGFGTPGGSAIPIPGPTGPTTKRDENGEIVITQYDATLLGAVAQAAGGEFIPAEATDKGNRIRGVLSGLEASTREEALRLSRPLRFQWFAAVALLLLLCDAIFADGGRWPSWLKLRRPGATRSVSVSVLLIAAAIALAPRTLSAQAPSFRDAVAAQRDGRHNDAIRLYRALVTAGDRRPVVLYNLGTALLETDSLDGAVDALERALFTADPALRTKARYNLGLAYLRRGLRLDGDARSAALTNARRAFRTVLLESPGDPDAQWNYELALRAPTGGGGGGGGANQPQPRGDAAPPQQQSQGPMSKQQAEALLDAAARDERDTQARRQRGNTPLRSAGQKDW; from the coding sequence ATGATGCGCGTCTTCGACACCGCGTGGATGGTGCCGGGCGCGCTGGTGCTCGCCGCCGCGGCGGCCGTGCTGCTCTGGGCGGGCTCGGTGCGCCGACGCGCGCGATTAGCGCGCTACGGCACGAGCAGCGCGATCGCCCGGCTCGCCCCGACAGATGCCGCCGCGCCCCCCCGTGCGCGCACCTGGCGGATCGGCATCGCCACGCTCTGCCTCGGTCTCGCCGTCGCCGGCCCGCGCTGGGGGCGCAGCGAACAGACGCTGCAGGTCGAAGGCGTCGACGTCGCCATCGCGATGGACCTCTCGCTGTCGATGCTCGCCGACGACGAACGTCCGTCGCGGCTCGAGCGCATGAAGCAGGAGGTGCGCCGCCTGCGCGCCAGCTCCCCCGGCGATCGCTTCGCGCTGATCGGCTTCGCCGGCCGCAGCTACATCCTCTCGCCGCTCACGTCGGACGACGGCGCGATCGATCTCTTCCTCGACAACCTCAGCCCCAGCATCGTCGGCCAGGCCGGCTCGGCGCTCGCGCCGCCGCTGCGACAGGGCATCGACCTCTTGCTCGCCAGCCGCGGCGATGCCGACCGCGCCCTCGTCGTCATGAGTGACGGCGAGGCGTTCGACGATCACGGCGACGCCCTCGCCCTCGCGGCGGAGGCCCGCGAAGCCGGCATCCACGTCATCGCCGTCGGCTTCGGTACGCCGGGCGGCAGCGCCATCCCGATTCCCGGTCCCACCGGGCCGACCACCAAGCGCGACGAGAACGGCGAGATCGTCATCACCCAGTACGACGCGACGCTGCTCGGCGCCGTCGCGCAGGCCGCCGGCGGGGAGTTCATCCCCGCGGAGGCCACCGACAAGGGCAATCGCATTCGTGGCGTGCTCTCGGGCCTCGAGGCCTCCACGCGTGAGGAAGCGCTCCGCTTGAGCCGCCCGCTCCGCTTCCAGTGGTTCGCCGCGGTGGCGCTGCTGCTGCTGCTCTGCGACGCGATCTTCGCCGACGGCGGCCGCTGGCCGTCATGGCTGAAGCTGCGTCGACCGGGCGCCACGCGATCCGTGTCCGTCAGCGTGCTGCTCATCGCGGCCGCCATAGCGCTGGCGCCGCGGACACTGAGCGCGCAGGCGCCGTCATTCCGCGACGCGGTGGCGGCGCAGCGCGATGGACGTCACAACGACGCCATTCGCCTCTACCGCGCACTCGTCACGGCTGGCGACCGTCGTCCGGTCGTGCTGTACAACCTCGGCACCGCGCTGCTGGAGACGGACTCGCTCGACGGCGCGGTCGATGCACTCGAGCGTGCGCTGTTCACGGCGGATCCGGCGTTGCGCACCAAGGCTCGGTACAACCTGGGACTGGCGTACCTCCGGCGCGGGCTGCGGCTCGACGGAGACGCGCGGAGTGCGGCACTGACGAACGCGCGCCGCGCCTTCCGGACGGTGTTGCTGGAATCGCCGGGCGATCCGGACGCGCAATGGAACTACGAACTCGCGCTGCGAGCCCCGACGGGCGGCGGCGGTGGGGGCGGTGGCGCCAACCAGCCGCAGCCGCGTGGAGACGCTGCGCCACCGCAGCAGCAGTCGCAGGGTCCGATGTCGAAGCAGCAAGCCGAGGCTTTGCTCGATGCGGCCGCTCGCGACGAACGCGACACGCAGGCGCGCCGCCAGCGGGGCAATACGCCGCTGCGCTCGGCGGGGCAGAAGGATTGGTGA
- the mutL gene encoding DNA mismatch repair endonuclease MutL, producing the protein MTASRIAILPPDVADRIAAGEVVERPASVVKELVENALDAGARSLDLEIREGGRALIRVSDDGSGMTRDEVQLAIARHATSKIRDAEDLVGVRSFGFRGEALPAIGSVAMLSIETATEDGAGTRIEVRGGALDGVRPAARRRGTTVSVEQLFFNTPARQKFLRGARSEWRAILELLHVVALVRRDIRLRVTHDDKEQLALAPAASLAERVHAVWGADAADRLLPVNDIQGSIRVSGLAERPSDVGLGTRRTLVTVNGRAVRDAGVIRAAEAAYRSTIPSGVRPSLLLELDIPGADVDVNVHPAKAEVRFRDRWTVERAVERAVRRALGTEDAIAAVGIVRGVPEAPVLGRPLGVESLRQPMPAASAPLFEYASDTAAAPVDVDAAVDADDDIIVPPLFQFHRTYIAFERPEALVLIDQHAAHERVLYERFLHAFEGGAMPSQRLLFPLTLHLSPAEAEVFEAEREALGKLGFEGELFGGSSVLVQAVPAPHPRFDAERCLRDTLATLTGDRDASAHARHTRLIATVACKAAVKSGDLLAPDEMRALYLALARTTLPAHDVHGRATILQLGWGEIDRRFGRA; encoded by the coding sequence ATGACGGCTTCGCGCATCGCCATCCTGCCGCCGGACGTCGCCGACCGCATCGCGGCCGGTGAAGTCGTCGAGCGTCCGGCGTCCGTCGTGAAGGAGCTTGTCGAGAACGCGCTCGATGCCGGCGCCCGCAGCCTCGACCTCGAGATCCGCGAGGGTGGCCGCGCGCTCATCCGCGTCAGTGATGACGGCAGCGGCATGACGCGTGACGAAGTCCAGCTGGCCATCGCCCGTCACGCGACGAGCAAGATCCGCGACGCCGAGGATCTCGTGGGCGTGCGCAGCTTCGGGTTCCGCGGCGAGGCGCTGCCGGCCATCGGTTCGGTGGCGATGCTGAGCATCGAGACCGCCACGGAGGACGGGGCAGGGACGCGCATCGAGGTGCGCGGCGGTGCGCTCGACGGCGTGCGTCCCGCCGCGCGGCGTCGCGGGACCACGGTCAGCGTCGAACAGTTGTTCTTCAATACTCCCGCGCGGCAGAAGTTCTTGCGCGGTGCGCGCTCCGAGTGGCGTGCCATCCTCGAGCTCCTGCACGTCGTCGCGCTCGTGCGCCGCGACATCCGCCTCCGCGTCACGCACGACGACAAGGAACAGCTGGCACTCGCGCCGGCGGCCTCGCTCGCCGAACGCGTGCACGCCGTGTGGGGCGCGGACGCCGCCGATCGCCTGTTGCCCGTTAACGACATTCAAGGCAGCATCCGCGTGAGCGGCCTCGCCGAACGTCCCAGCGACGTGGGACTCGGCACCCGCCGCACGCTCGTGACGGTGAACGGCCGCGCCGTGCGCGATGCCGGGGTGATCCGCGCCGCCGAGGCGGCGTATCGCTCGACGATTCCTTCCGGCGTGCGCCCGTCGCTGCTCCTCGAACTCGACATCCCCGGCGCGGACGTGGATGTGAACGTGCATCCGGCCAAGGCCGAGGTGCGCTTCCGCGATCGTTGGACCGTGGAGCGTGCCGTCGAACGCGCGGTGCGCCGCGCCCTCGGCACGGAGGACGCGATCGCCGCCGTCGGGATCGTGCGCGGCGTGCCCGAGGCGCCGGTGCTGGGTCGGCCGCTCGGCGTCGAATCCCTGCGCCAGCCGATGCCGGCCGCGTCGGCGCCGCTCTTCGAATACGCAAGCGACACGGCCGCCGCGCCCGTCGACGTGGACGCGGCGGTCGACGCCGACGACGACATTATCGTCCCGCCATTGTTCCAGTTCCACCGGACGTACATCGCCTTCGAGCGACCGGAGGCGCTGGTGCTCATCGACCAGCATGCGGCGCACGAGCGCGTGCTCTACGAGCGTTTCCTGCATGCCTTCGAAGGCGGGGCGATGCCGAGCCAGCGCCTGCTGTTCCCGCTCACCTTGCATCTCTCGCCGGCCGAGGCGGAGGTGTTCGAGGCGGAACGGGAGGCCCTTGGCAAGCTGGGCTTCGAGGGCGAGCTCTTCGGTGGCAGCTCCGTGCTCGTACAGGCCGTGCCGGCGCCGCATCCCCGCTTCGACGCGGAACGCTGCCTGCGCGACACGCTCGCCACGCTCACCGGTGACCGCGACGCCAGCGCGCATGCACGGCACACGCGGCTCATTGCCACGGTGGCCTGCAAGGCGGCCGTGAAGTCGGGCGACTTGCTCGCCCCGGACGAGATGCGCGCGCTCTACCTCGCGCTCGCGCGCACGACGCTGCCCGCGCACGACGTGCATGGGCGGGCGACGATCCTGCAGCTTGGCTGGGGCGAGATCGACCGGCGCTTCGGCCGTGCCTGA
- the miaA gene encoding tRNA (adenosine(37)-N6)-dimethylallyltransferase MiaA, with protein sequence MPESPPLRIIAGPTGAGKSAFAMTLALRHGARIISADSRQIYRGFDIGTAKPSRDDQRRVPHAGLDVADPTERWNAARWALEAAIWLAEDAERQRPSIIVGGTGLWLQALVRPLADEPPMDPVRRAATQEFLKGMPTDALRSMVDRLDPPRAHLGRAQLLRAAEVAMVTGERLSDWHAKGSTRPARAARWLVVDPGPSLAERLDRRREQMLAEGWVEEVRRLMDRVPPEAPAWNACGYREIREHVEGARSQADALEAVRISTRQYAKRQRTWFRNQLDDVGPVTRLDPTAPDALAVAERWFSEESP encoded by the coding sequence GTGCCTGAGTCGCCGCCGCTGCGGATCATCGCCGGGCCGACCGGGGCGGGGAAGTCGGCGTTCGCGATGACCCTGGCGCTCAGGCACGGCGCGCGCATCATCAGCGCCGACTCGCGGCAGATCTATCGGGGGTTCGACATCGGCACGGCGAAGCCATCCCGTGACGACCAGCGCCGTGTGCCGCACGCGGGTCTCGATGTCGCGGATCCGACCGAGCGCTGGAACGCCGCGCGCTGGGCCCTCGAGGCGGCCATCTGGCTGGCGGAGGATGCCGAGCGGCAACGTCCATCGATCATCGTCGGCGGCACCGGACTGTGGCTGCAGGCCCTGGTGCGGCCGCTCGCCGACGAACCACCGATGGATCCGGTGCGGCGCGCCGCGACGCAGGAGTTCCTCAAGGGCATGCCCACCGACGCGCTGCGCAGCATGGTGGACCGTCTCGATCCGCCGCGCGCGCACTTGGGCCGCGCGCAGCTGCTGCGGGCTGCCGAGGTGGCGATGGTGACCGGCGAGCGCTTAAGCGACTGGCACGCCAAGGGCAGTACGCGTCCGGCACGCGCCGCACGCTGGCTGGTGGTCGATCCGGGACCATCGCTGGCCGAACGGCTTGATCGGCGCCGCGAGCAGATGCTCGCCGAGGGCTGGGTGGAGGAAGTGCGGCGCCTCATGGACCGCGTGCCGCCGGAGGCTCCCGCTTGGAACGCCTGCGGCTACCGGGAGATTCGTGAACACGTCGAGGGCGCGCGGTCCCAGGCCGACGCGCTCGAGGCCGTCCGCATCAGCACGCGGCAGTACGCCAAACGCCAGCGCACTTGGTTCCGTAATCAACTCGATGACGTCGGGCCCGTGACACGGCTCGATCCCACGGCACCCGACGCGCTGGCCGTGGCCGAACGCTGGTTCTCCGAGGAGTCGCCGTGA
- the bshA gene encoding N-acetyl-alpha-D-glucosaminyl L-malate synthase BshA, translating into MKVGITCYPTYGGSGAVATELGIALAARGHEVHFITYEHPFRLPHFLPRVHFHEVNIGNYPLFEYPPYDLALAVRMHDVVLSQGLDLLHVHYAIPHATSAWIAKEMLATQGRKLPVVTTLHGTDITIVGQDHSYQAITRFSIERSDRITSVSQWLKDETIKAFGCENCRVDVIPNFVDPVEFDRAKHGDALRQELGRGNPVLMHISNFRPVKRVRDVVRVFAKVRAQRAATLVMVGDGPDRGAAEDEARTQGVYEDVRFLGRIDDVAPLLAAADLYIFPSQTESFGLSALEALASGVPVVASAVGGVPEVVKDGVTGALRPLGDVDGMAAAAVALLEPARWAAASAAAVADARSRFSTGQIVARYEQLYAEALAAVR; encoded by the coding sequence GTGAAGGTTGGCATCACCTGTTATCCCACGTACGGCGGCTCCGGCGCCGTCGCCACGGAACTCGGCATCGCGCTCGCCGCGCGCGGGCACGAGGTGCACTTCATCACGTACGAGCACCCGTTCCGCCTGCCGCACTTCCTGCCGCGCGTGCACTTCCACGAAGTGAACATCGGCAACTACCCGCTGTTCGAGTATCCGCCGTACGACCTCGCACTCGCCGTGCGCATGCACGACGTCGTGCTCTCCCAGGGGCTCGACCTGCTGCACGTGCACTACGCCATCCCGCACGCGACCAGCGCGTGGATCGCCAAGGAGATGCTGGCCACCCAGGGCCGCAAGCTGCCCGTGGTGACCACGCTGCACGGCACCGACATCACCATCGTCGGCCAGGACCACTCGTACCAGGCCATCACGCGCTTCAGCATCGAGCGCTCGGACCGCATCACCAGCGTCTCGCAATGGCTCAAGGACGAGACCATCAAGGCCTTCGGCTGCGAGAACTGCCGCGTGGACGTGATTCCGAACTTCGTCGACCCGGTGGAGTTCGATCGCGCGAAGCACGGCGACGCGCTGCGGCAGGAGCTCGGGCGCGGGAATCCGGTGCTGATGCACATCTCCAACTTCCGCCCCGTGAAGCGCGTGCGCGACGTGGTCCGCGTCTTCGCCAAGGTCCGCGCGCAGCGCGCCGCGACGCTGGTGATGGTCGGGGACGGCCCCGATCGCGGCGCCGCCGAGGACGAGGCCCGCACGCAGGGCGTCTACGAGGACGTGCGCTTCCTCGGCCGCATCGACGACGTCGCGCCGCTGCTCGCCGCCGCGGACCTCTACATCTTCCCCTCGCAGACGGAATCTTTCGGCTTGAGCGCGCTCGAGGCCCTGGCGTCCGGTGTCCCCGTCGTCGCCTCGGCCGTCGGCGGCGTGCCGGAAGTCGTGAAGGACGGCGTCACCGGTGCGCTGCGCCCGCTCGGGGACGTGGACGGGATGGCCGCCGCGGCCGTGGCACTGCTCGAGCCCGCCCGTTGGGCCGCCGCGAGCGCGGCCGCCGTGGCGGACGCGCGGAGTCGCTTCAGCACGGGCCAGATCGTGGCGCGCTACGAGCAGCTGTACGCGGAAGCGCTCGCGGCGGTCCGTTAG
- the uppP gene encoding undecaprenyl-diphosphatase UppP: protein MHEPTIWQALVLGTLQGLTEFLPVSSSAHLSLTPWVMGWPPAGLGFDVSLHVGTLIALVWYFRAEWARVARGSVTLLTQRRAVDADSRMALFIGIATVPAGIAGLLLEDLAETAFRAPIVTAIALIVMGALLWVVDAKLPLARSREQMTWRDALLVGLAQCLALVPGVSRSGSTITAGRALGFDRSSAAVFSFLMSLPIILAAAIFKVPDALRESGISAPLLVGVAAAAVSSWLAIAVLLRFVRSRSYAVFAVYRFALGAVILGLIATRGGW from the coding sequence ATGCACGAACCGACCATCTGGCAAGCACTCGTCCTCGGCACGCTGCAGGGCCTCACGGAGTTCCTGCCCGTGTCGAGCTCGGCGCACCTCTCGCTCACGCCATGGGTGATGGGCTGGCCGCCCGCCGGACTCGGCTTCGACGTGTCGCTGCATGTGGGGACGCTCATCGCGCTCGTGTGGTACTTCCGCGCCGAATGGGCGCGCGTCGCCCGCGGTTCGGTCACGCTGCTCACGCAGCGCCGCGCCGTCGACGCAGACTCACGCATGGCGCTCTTCATCGGCATCGCGACCGTGCCGGCCGGTATTGCCGGCCTGTTGCTCGAGGATCTCGCCGAGACGGCGTTCCGTGCGCCCATCGTGACGGCCATCGCGCTCATCGTGATGGGCGCGCTGCTGTGGGTCGTGGATGCCAAGCTGCCGCTGGCGCGCAGCCGCGAGCAGATGACCTGGCGCGATGCGCTGCTCGTCGGTCTCGCGCAGTGCCTGGCGCTCGTGCCGGGCGTCTCGCGCTCGGGCAGTACGATCACGGCCGGCCGTGCGCTCGGCTTCGACCGGTCGTCCGCCGCCGTGTTCTCGTTCCTCATGTCGCTGCCGATCATCCTCGCGGCAGCGATCTTCAAGGTGCCAGACGCCTTGCGCGAGAGCGGCATCAGCGCGCCGCTGCTCGTCGGTGTGGCGGCGGCCGCGGTGTCGAGCTGGCTGGCCATCGCCGTGCTGCTGCGCTTCGTGCGCAGCCGCAGCTATGCGGTGTTCGCGGTATATCGGTTCGCGCTCGGCGCCGTGATCCTCGGCCTCATCGCGACGCGAGGCGGCTGGTAG
- a CDS encoding biotin--[acetyl-CoA-carboxylase] ligase → MAWFGASADGLARALALPQVAALETVGSTMDEAHRLAGSGAPAGTLVVAERQDAGRGRGGKRWTSAPRAGLWLTLIERPHDPRAIEVLSLRVGLRMARVLERWTDAPIRLKWPNDLFVGSRKLAGVLIEARWRDQRPDWVAIGVGINLELPPDQLEAAALREAAPHEVLGELVPALRAAAFASGPLSDAECAEFAARDLALGRPLREPMAGTARGITTDGALLIESNGTLTPVRAGSLVFSP, encoded by the coding sequence ATGGCGTGGTTCGGCGCGAGTGCTGACGGACTGGCCCGCGCGCTTGCGCTGCCGCAGGTGGCGGCCCTCGAGACGGTCGGCTCCACCATGGACGAGGCGCATCGCCTTGCCGGCAGCGGCGCACCGGCGGGGACCCTCGTCGTCGCCGAACGCCAGGACGCCGGGCGCGGCCGCGGAGGCAAGCGATGGACGTCGGCGCCTCGTGCCGGCCTCTGGCTCACCCTCATCGAGCGGCCGCACGACCCCCGCGCCATCGAAGTGCTCTCGCTGCGCGTCGGATTGCGCATGGCGCGTGTGCTGGAGCGCTGGACGGACGCGCCGATCCGGCTCAAGTGGCCCAACGACTTGTTCGTCGGCAGCCGCAAGCTCGCGGGCGTCCTCATCGAAGCACGCTGGCGCGACCAGCGCCCCGACTGGGTCGCCATCGGCGTGGGCATCAATCTCGAGCTCCCGCCGGATCAGCTCGAGGCCGCGGCGCTGCGCGAGGCGGCGCCGCACGAGGTGCTCGGCGAGCTCGTCCCGGCACTCCGGGCGGCGGCGTTCGCGAGCGGCCCGCTGAGTGATGCCGAGTGCGCGGAGTTCGCCGCGCGTGACCTCGCGCTGGGTCGTCCCCTGCGGGAACCCATGGCCGGCACGGCCCGCGGCATCACCACGGACGGCGCCTTGCTGATAGAATCCAATGGGACGCTGACGCCTGTCCGCGCCGGCTCCCTCGTGTTCTCCCCCTGA